A portion of the Sabethes cyaneus chromosome 3, idSabCyanKW18_F2, whole genome shotgun sequence genome contains these proteins:
- the LOC128743355 gene encoding augmin complex subunit dgt3, with protein sequence MEESVKNLDILKRISGIEVSRLWLLHDESFKEFFDWFGQSVNDDNLVTDSLLREYTELENDGLVLSDVEVLEELRILERDYPNIIANKESDVQAYEEQLEQLVSIEEQYERLVANAKKTEASLTRELSDLEMNIIDAEFNQGRVLAECTEKADFLHDIQSSTQQQIFEMHQCYVQNQNPPLFIYQMPIEQFNIKCDQFLKYLEMYIRRHFSVKKLNDSDHEPDHHQEHFDSIVQLESTKARLNMGELKLLDARKEYHGLKKMTERIHDLCWQPMKISAMRKICTELTCANEQDRLRIDVMKQEVDMYVRQLNEQRIEGILYENTKLKLDRAVSRLEYIKKLAGIISCALINAEMLWVFMQLDLERIKNKFDNSDELNLETQRCLKRIETLNAAEKNSAHEDAQEEFVAQFSALLGSLNLSHSNADRSISLKNCIQDFADYRSRVFKNLQSVVSGKYFKSMNDLMGNLNQSEAILAKYVFDGPVTGPQFFDQQYQERIQRLDFDITQIEKALKTLKTDYQQNINEPKNNDKYWRYKQNLWVWFLTEPKKVAIAIKEVTAAASQMAAYKSISGIKCKSMVDEMKF encoded by the exons ATGGAAGAGTCAGTGAAG AATTTGGATATTCTGAAACGAATTAGTGGTATCGAAGTTAGTCGGTTATGGCTTCTGCATGATGAATCGTTTAAAGAATTTTTTGATTGGTTCGGTCAGTCTGTTAATGACGACAATTTGGTTACGGATAGCCTTCTGAGGGA GTATACCGAGTTGGAAAATGACGGGTTGGTGCTATCCGATGTGGAGGTGTTAGAGGAACTTAGAATCCTTGAAAGGGACTATCCTAATATAATAGCGAATAAGGAAAGTGATGTGCAAGCTTATGAAGAACAACTAGAGCAGCTAGTGTCAATCGAAGAGCAGTATGAACGTCTCGTAGCGAATGCCAAGAAAACTGAAGCATCACTTACCAGAGAACTTTCTGACTTAGAGATGAATATTATCGACGCAGAGTTCAATCAAGGACGGGTTCTTGCTGAATGCACTGAAAAAGCTGATTTTCTTCACGATATTCAGTCAAGCACTCAACAGCAGATCTTTGAAATGCATCAGTGTTATGTACAGAAT caaaatcCACCTCTGTTTATCTACCAGATGccaatcgaacagtttaatatTAAATGCGATCAATTTCTCAAATATCTAGAAATGTACATTCGAAGGCATTTTTCCGTTAAAAAGCTGAACGATAGTGACCACGAGCCGGACCACCATCAAGAGCATTTCGATTCAATTGTGCAGTTGGAAAGTACAAAGGCGAGGCTTAATATGGGCGAACTAAAGCTGCTCGATGCGAGGAAAGAATACCATGGTCTTAAGAAGATGACGGAACGTATTCATGATTTGTGCTGGCAGCCAATGAAGATATCTGCTATGAG GAAAATTTGTACAGAGCTGACTTGTGCAAACGAGCAGGACCGGCTGCGTATTGACGTTATGAAGCAGGAAGTGGACATGTATGTGCGGCAATTAAACGAACAACGCATTGAAGGTATTCTCTACGAAAACACTAAACTTAAACTAGATCGTGCTGTTAGTCGGTTAGAGTACATCAAGAAGCTGGCAGGCATTATTTCCTGCGCTTTGATCAATGCCGAAATGTTGTGGGTGTTTATGCAGCTGGATCTAGAGAGGATCAAGAATAAGTTCGATAACAGCGATGAACTAAACTTGGAAACGCAACGATGTCTGAAACGGATTGAAACGTTAAATGCAGCGGAAAAAAATAGCGCGCACGAGGATGCACAAGAGGAATTCGTAGCACAATTTTCGGCTTTGCTCGGATCGCTCAACTTAAGTCACTCGAACGCAGATCGATCAATCAGCTTAAAAAATTGTATTCAAGATTTTGCGGACTATAGATCACGGGTATTTAAAAACCTTCAATCGGTTGTGAGTGGAAAATACTTCAAGAGTATGAATGATTTGATGGGAAATCT GAATCAAAGCGAAGCAATTCTCGCAAAATATGTTTTTGATGGACCGGTCACTGGGCCACAGTTCTTCGATCAACAGTATCAGGAGCGAATACAGCGATTGGATTTCGATATAACTCAGATAGAGAAAGCTTTGAAAACCCTAAAGACTGATTACCAACAAAACATCAATGAACCGAAG AATAATGACAAGTATTGGCGTTACAAACAAAACTTGTGGGTATGGTTTCTGACCGAACCAAAGAAGGTTGCGATTGCCATCAAGGAAGTTACGGCGGCTGCCTCACAGATGGCGGCTTACAAAAGTATTTCCGGTATCAAGTGTAAGTCTATGGTCGACGAAATGAAGTTTTAA